A portion of the Natronococcus sp. AD-5 genome contains these proteins:
- a CDS encoding bactofilin family protein: MGTGSRTSVRSRLAIVLLVVALLGTIPASAAAQSSDRTGGTVVVEDGETVDEVEAFAGNVIVRGTVTGEVNAFAGNVRVDGNVGGDVEAVAGNVEITGSVDGDVNGAGGNLVVAEGATIGGSLEAGAGTAEIDGTLEGDAAIGADTIRLGENAAIEGDLRYGGTLEGNTDAVAGEITEDSRVGVGTGPTLQPFADWLFAVYAFVLNLLLGAILLGLFPRFSDGVARRVATDPVRSGLAGLGVLVGVPILLVAIAITIIGIPVTVVGAFLFALLIWIGVVYGRFAVAAWLLSYAGVDNRWLALVVGLLGGAVFGQIPYVGGFLNFVIFLLGLGALSIGLYRHRRRTPDSPAATRPGGPTAE, encoded by the coding sequence ATGGGTACGGGGTCTCGAACGTCCGTCCGATCGCGACTCGCGATCGTCCTGCTCGTCGTCGCGCTCCTGGGAACGATACCGGCGTCGGCGGCCGCCCAGTCGAGTGACCGAACCGGCGGAACGGTCGTCGTCGAGGACGGGGAAACGGTCGACGAGGTCGAGGCCTTCGCCGGCAACGTGATCGTCCGGGGGACCGTCACCGGCGAGGTCAACGCGTTCGCGGGCAACGTCCGCGTCGACGGCAACGTCGGCGGCGACGTCGAAGCCGTGGCCGGTAACGTCGAGATCACCGGAAGCGTCGACGGCGACGTCAACGGCGCCGGCGGAAACCTCGTCGTCGCCGAGGGCGCGACGATCGGCGGTTCGCTCGAGGCGGGCGCCGGAACCGCCGAGATCGACGGTACGCTCGAGGGCGACGCGGCGATCGGAGCGGACACGATCCGACTCGGCGAGAACGCGGCCATCGAGGGCGACCTCCGATACGGCGGCACGCTCGAGGGGAACACCGACGCGGTCGCCGGCGAGATCACGGAGGACTCGCGGGTCGGCGTCGGGACCGGGCCGACGCTCCAGCCGTTCGCCGACTGGCTCTTCGCGGTCTACGCGTTCGTGCTGAACCTGTTGCTCGGTGCGATACTGCTCGGATTGTTTCCCCGGTTCTCGGACGGCGTCGCCCGCCGCGTCGCGACCGATCCCGTCAGGAGCGGCCTCGCGGGGCTGGGCGTCCTCGTCGGCGTGCCGATCCTGCTGGTCGCGATCGCGATCACGATTATCGGAATCCCCGTCACCGTCGTCGGCGCGTTCCTGTTCGCACTCCTGATCTGGATCGGCGTCGTCTACGGCCGGTTCGCCGTCGCCGCGTGGCTCCTCTCGTACGCCGGCGTCGACAACAGGTGGCTCGCGCTCGTCGTCGGCCTGCTCGGCGGCGCGGTCTTCGGACAGATTCCCTACGTCGGCGGATTCCTGAACTTCGTGATCTTCCTGCTCGGACTCGGCGCGCTCTCGATCGGGCTGTACCGCCACCGGCGACGAACGCCGGACTCTCCGGCCGCGACGCGGCCCGGCGGACCGACGGCCGAGTAA
- the samp2 gene encoding ubiquitin-like small modifier protein SAMP2, which produces MQVTVDVKGEERRELALEDVATDAPEPTYADLLREVDLSPHEVSVLVDGRPVPEDQPVESERVTVLRLIKGG; this is translated from the coding sequence ATGCAGGTCACCGTCGACGTCAAGGGGGAGGAACGCCGCGAACTCGCGCTCGAGGACGTGGCGACCGACGCGCCGGAGCCGACCTACGCGGACCTGCTCCGCGAGGTCGACCTCAGCCCCCACGAGGTGAGCGTCCTGGTCGACGGACGACCCGTCCCCGAGGATCAGCCGGTCGAGAGCGAGCGCGTGACCGTCCTACGCCTGATCAAGGGCGGCTAG
- a CDS encoding TOBE domain-containing protein, with amino-acid sequence MGIEKDFSTKLSAGDVTIDRRDVEMLEAIDRQGSMHGAAEELGRSYARLQNRIVELEAEVGRLTERKRGGRGGGGTRLTDAARELRRRFDRHATELDGAATVTESVFTGTVDERTGELATVETTAGSVVALVPHNAREVQISVRSDAVVLTDPDETPEPDGTSLRNRFAGTVTAVEAGEEIASVTLSLAEGVEIEALITRSSLERLELEPGRSVVASFKATAARGAGLDSSG; translated from the coding sequence ATGGGCATCGAGAAGGACTTCAGCACGAAACTCTCGGCCGGCGACGTCACGATCGACCGCCGCGACGTCGAGATGCTCGAGGCGATCGACCGGCAGGGATCGATGCACGGGGCGGCCGAGGAGCTCGGGCGGTCCTACGCCCGGCTCCAGAACCGGATCGTCGAACTCGAGGCGGAAGTCGGCCGGCTCACGGAACGAAAGCGCGGCGGCCGCGGCGGCGGCGGAACCAGGCTGACCGACGCCGCCCGCGAGCTTCGCCGCCGGTTCGACCGGCACGCGACCGAACTCGACGGCGCGGCGACGGTCACGGAGTCGGTGTTCACGGGAACCGTCGACGAGCGAACCGGCGAACTCGCGACCGTCGAGACGACCGCCGGCTCGGTCGTGGCGCTGGTTCCGCACAACGCGCGCGAGGTACAGATCAGCGTCCGCTCGGACGCGGTCGTCCTGACGGATCCGGACGAAACGCCCGAACCGGACGGGACGAGCCTGCGGAACCGCTTCGCCGGAACGGTGACGGCCGTCGAAGCCGGCGAGGAGATCGCCAGCGTTACGCTCTCGCTGGCCGAAGGCGTCGAGATCGAGGCGCTCATCACGCGCTCGAGCCTCGAGCGCTTGGAACTCGAACCCGGCCGATCCGTCGTCGCCTCGTTCAAGGCGACCGCGGCGAGGGGGGCGGGACTCGATTCGTCCGGCTAG
- a CDS encoding amino acid ABC transporter ATP-binding protein — MTLDVADVHHGYDGDPVFENVSLSVSPGEVVAIIGPSGVGKSTLLRLLALFERPERGRIEYDGIDVWAAPERRRLACRRRIGMVFQEANLFDASVRRNVEYGIRVRRSWLERAKWTFESLTGGAPGAGITLEALDIVGLADDAEQSAGSLSGGEAQRVAFARALAYDPDVLLLDEPTSDLDPRNTAVIEDAVLEARDRDIGVVVATHDMNQAERVADRVAVLLGDGIIEVGETATVFDDPRDERTRKFIDGELLY; from the coding sequence GTGACGCTCGACGTCGCCGACGTTCACCACGGCTACGACGGCGACCCGGTCTTCGAGAACGTCTCGCTGTCGGTATCGCCCGGAGAAGTCGTCGCGATAATCGGCCCGTCCGGGGTCGGTAAGTCGACCCTGTTGCGCCTGCTCGCGCTGTTCGAGCGGCCGGAGCGCGGACGGATCGAGTACGACGGTATCGACGTCTGGGCCGCCCCGGAGCGGCGGCGCCTCGCCTGTCGCCGACGGATCGGGATGGTGTTCCAGGAGGCGAACCTGTTCGACGCGAGCGTCCGCCGGAACGTCGAGTACGGGATCCGCGTCCGTCGGTCCTGGCTCGAGCGGGCGAAGTGGACGTTCGAGTCCCTCACCGGGGGTGCGCCCGGTGCGGGGATCACCCTCGAGGCGCTGGATATCGTCGGCCTCGCCGACGACGCCGAGCAGAGCGCCGGGTCGCTCTCGGGCGGCGAGGCGCAGCGCGTCGCGTTCGCCCGCGCGCTCGCGTACGATCCCGACGTCCTGTTGCTCGACGAACCGACGTCGGACCTGGATCCGCGGAACACGGCCGTCATCGAGGACGCGGTGCTCGAGGCGCGCGACCGGGACATCGGCGTCGTCGTCGCGACCCACGACATGAACCAGGCCGAGCGCGTCGCCGATCGGGTCGCGGTCTTACTCGGCGACGGCATCATCGAGGTCGGCGAGACGGCGACGGTCTTCGACGACCCGCGGGACGAACGCACCCGGAAGTTTATCGACGGCGAACTGCTCTATTGA
- a CDS encoding ABC transporter permease, producing the protein MIPGTGSLVPLLIEFPFEWTYIRSIVYVSLYVSLVAVALSTLCGLPVALLIGFAEFRGKRLLASLINTGMGFPSVVVGLLVLFAVSNQGPLGSFELVFTREAMIVSQFVLAAPVITGVSLAAVSSVDQGVRDAAFAIGGTRFDVALVTIKEARYGIATAVLAGFGRAISEVGSVLIVGGNIAGPDGESYTRTLTTAIQLEARQGRFETALILGALLVALVLLVNAIVVRLGSDSGGYR; encoded by the coding sequence ATGATACCCGGAACCGGATCGCTGGTGCCGCTGTTGATCGAGTTCCCCTTCGAGTGGACGTACATCCGGAGCATCGTCTACGTCTCGCTGTACGTGAGCCTCGTCGCGGTCGCGCTGAGCACGCTGTGTGGCCTCCCGGTCGCGCTCCTGATCGGATTCGCGGAGTTCCGGGGCAAGCGGCTGCTCGCGTCGCTCATCAACACCGGGATGGGGTTTCCGAGCGTCGTCGTCGGCCTCCTCGTCCTGTTTGCGGTCTCGAACCAGGGGCCGCTCGGGTCGTTCGAACTCGTCTTCACCCGCGAGGCGATGATCGTGTCGCAGTTCGTCCTCGCCGCGCCGGTCATCACCGGCGTCAGTCTCGCGGCCGTCTCGAGCGTCGATCAGGGCGTCCGCGACGCGGCGTTCGCGATCGGCGGAACGCGGTTCGACGTCGCCCTCGTCACGATCAAGGAAGCGAGATACGGCATCGCGACGGCCGTCCTCGCCGGCTTCGGCCGGGCGATCAGCGAGGTCGGCTCCGTCCTCATCGTCGGCGGGAACATCGCCGGACCCGACGGCGAATCCTACACCCGGACGCTCACGACCGCGATTCAACTCGAGGCGCGGCAGGGCCGGTTCGAGACCGCGCTGATCCTCGGGGCGCTGCTCGTCGCCCTGGTACTGCTCGTCAACGCTATCGTCGTTCGGCTGGGAAGCGACTCCGGGGGGTACCGGTGA
- a CDS encoding substrate-binding domain-containing protein, with product MTIQRREFLALAGSGVVAGLAGCTAMSDGGEDDDGPAINGESITLTTTTSTYDTGLLDEVNASFEDRYGVSVETVSQGTGAALETARNGDSDVVLVHARSLEDEFLREGYGVNRRDLMFNDFVVVGPSDDPAAIGGTESATEAFDEIAATESTFVSRGDESGTHTKELAIWDAAETTDDDLGEWYREAGQGMGEVLTQADQSGGYTLADRGTYLSMQSDIDLEILVEGPIEGGPELLANPYGIVAVNPAVHENVEYDLAMAYIGYLTSAEGQRLIGEYAVDGEQLFFPEALAEEPNFQQYVPEDWGGTTDDD from the coding sequence ATGACGATACAACGACGTGAGTTCCTCGCGCTAGCCGGGAGCGGTGTCGTTGCCGGACTCGCCGGCTGTACGGCCATGAGCGACGGCGGCGAAGACGACGACGGACCCGCGATCAACGGCGAGAGCATCACGCTCACGACGACCACGAGCACCTACGACACGGGCCTGCTCGACGAGGTGAACGCGTCGTTCGAGGACCGGTACGGGGTGAGCGTCGAAACGGTCTCGCAGGGGACGGGTGCCGCGCTCGAGACCGCCCGCAACGGCGACTCCGACGTGGTCCTGGTTCACGCACGCTCGCTCGAAGACGAGTTCCTCAGGGAGGGGTACGGTGTCAACCGTCGCGATCTTATGTTCAACGACTTCGTCGTCGTCGGGCCGTCGGACGATCCGGCGGCAATCGGGGGGACGGAAAGCGCCACCGAGGCGTTCGACGAAATCGCTGCGACGGAGTCGACGTTCGTCTCGCGCGGCGACGAATCCGGGACGCACACGAAGGAACTCGCGATCTGGGACGCGGCCGAAACGACCGACGACGATCTCGGCGAGTGGTACCGGGAAGCCGGCCAGGGGATGGGGGAAGTGCTCACGCAAGCCGACCAGAGCGGCGGCTACACGCTCGCCGACCGCGGAACGTACCTCTCGATGCAGTCGGACATCGACCTCGAGATTCTCGTCGAGGGGCCGATCGAGGGCGGCCCGGAACTGCTCGCGAATCCGTACGGAATCGTCGCGGTTAACCCCGCGGTCCACGAGAACGTCGAGTATGACCTCGCGATGGCGTACATCGGTTACCTCACGAGCGCCGAGGGCCAGCGGCTCATCGGGGAGTACGCCGTCGACGGAGAACAACTGTTCTTCCCCGAGGCGCTGGCCGAGGAGCCGAACTTCCAGCAGTACGTTCCGGAGGACTGGGGGGGAACAACCGACGACGACTGA
- a CDS encoding methylenetetrahydrofolate reductase encodes MPPDSEPAPGVRALLAEPRFELLPLEGFEEQLRRLPAGATVAITASPSVGLEATIDRAETAAARGYAVVPHVAARYVRNEAHLEEIAARLADAGVTDVFVPGGDRDEPIGEFDSAHALLATLADLEYGFEEVGITGYPEGHPVIDDGTLAASLARKEPYATYVVTQLCYDHEAVLEWIADLRARGIDLPVEVGIPGVVDSRRLLRLSRKVGVGESIGFLRKTGGIAGFVRRLVGGRGTYAPDELIDGLAPAATDPAYGVRGVHVYTFNRIAALESWRRGRLNRDR; translated from the coding sequence ATGCCACCAGACTCGGAACCGGCGCCGGGAGTGCGCGCGTTGCTCGCCGAGCCCCGATTCGAACTGCTCCCCCTCGAGGGGTTCGAGGAGCAGTTGCGACGGCTGCCGGCCGGAGCGACGGTGGCGATCACCGCGTCGCCGTCGGTGGGTCTCGAGGCGACGATCGACCGCGCCGAGACCGCGGCCGCGCGCGGGTACGCGGTCGTTCCCCACGTCGCGGCCCGCTACGTCCGCAACGAGGCCCACCTCGAGGAGATCGCGGCTCGTCTCGCCGACGCCGGCGTTACCGACGTCTTCGTCCCGGGCGGCGACCGCGACGAGCCGATCGGCGAATTCGACTCGGCGCACGCCCTGCTCGCGACGCTCGCGGACCTCGAGTACGGGTTCGAGGAGGTGGGCATCACCGGCTACCCGGAGGGCCATCCCGTCATCGACGACGGGACCCTCGCCGCCTCGCTGGCGCGCAAGGAGCCGTACGCGACCTACGTCGTGACCCAGCTCTGTTACGACCACGAGGCCGTTCTCGAGTGGATCGCCGACCTTCGAGCGCGCGGGATCGACCTGCCCGTCGAAGTCGGGATTCCGGGCGTCGTCGACTCCCGGCGGCTGCTGCGCCTGTCCCGGAAGGTCGGCGTCGGCGAGTCGATCGGCTTCCTCCGGAAGACCGGGGGGATCGCGGGCTTCGTCCGCCGCCTCGTCGGCGGACGGGGAACGTACGCCCCCGACGAGCTGATCGACGGCCTCGCGCCGGCCGCGACCGATCCCGCGTACGGCGTTCGCGGCGTCCACGTCTACACGTTCAATCGGATCGCGGCCCTCGAGTCGTGGCGACGCGGCAGGCTGAACCGGGACCGATGA
- a CDS encoding GNAT family N-acetyltransferase, which yields MHVRTATLDDALEVRRILDGAMLDPGDVEARIGDGDVFVAGDRRGASGGADGTSERILGALVLEPRERGAHVSAVGVRRRHRGRGIGRTLVERALERERRLTARFDDGVRPFYETLGFAIEPIDDRRHRGVVVAREEP from the coding sequence ATGCACGTTCGGACGGCGACCCTCGACGACGCGCTCGAGGTCCGACGGATCCTCGACGGCGCGATGCTCGACCCCGGCGACGTCGAAGCGCGGATCGGCGACGGGGACGTCTTCGTCGCCGGAGACCGCCGCGGCGCGAGCGGGGGAGCCGACGGGACGTCGGAGCGGATCCTCGGAGCGCTCGTCCTCGAGCCCCGCGAGCGCGGCGCGCACGTCTCGGCGGTCGGCGTCCGACGCCGCCACCGGGGACGCGGTATCGGACGAACGCTGGTCGAACGCGCGCTCGAGCGGGAGCGGCGACTCACGGCGCGATTCGACGACGGCGTCCGCCCGTTCTACGAGACGCTCGGCTTCGCGATCGAACCTATCGACGACCGGCGACACCGCGGCGTCGTCGTGGCGCGCGAGGAGCCGTGA
- a CDS encoding long-chain fatty acid--CoA ligase, giving the protein MAGYDQTLRPFLWRAERLHPDQEIVSRTHEGIVRNTYGEYGDRTRRLANALEAAGVEGGDRVGTFCWNHHRHAEAYFAVPNVGSQLHTINPLLPAEHIRYIVENAADRLLFVDQSLLEPLEAAYDEEAFASVERFVVMGEEVPETSLEPVTDYESFIGAQDAAYEWPELDEETPAGMCYTSGTTGEPKGVEYTQQMLWSHTMMTLTPQGLGIAEDDVVMPVVPMFHVNAWGLPFSTTAAGAKHVYPGPAPDPEDLVRLIEEEGVTLTAGVPTVWLGVLEYVEEHDVDLSSLERIVIGGSAAPESLIREFDDRGVEVVHAWGMTEMSPLGTVAHLKSGLEGLPAEEQYEKQAKQGLVVPGLEFKVVDDDGEEVPWNGEDFGELYVRGPWVTDSYFERPDANEADFEGSWLKTGDIVTIDEDGYVKIVDRAKDVIKSGGEWISSVELENAIMAHDHVSEATVIGAPHEKWQERPVAFVVPTEDVGMDEDELHDEIRSFVAEDYPDWWTPDAVVRIDEVPKTATGKFDKKTLREEYDAEDLLEAE; this is encoded by the coding sequence ATGGCAGGATACGACCAGACGCTCAGACCGTTCCTCTGGCGCGCCGAGCGACTGCACCCCGATCAGGAAATCGTCTCGCGAACGCACGAGGGAATCGTCCGCAACACGTACGGCGAGTACGGCGACCGAACGCGACGGCTCGCGAACGCCCTCGAGGCGGCGGGAGTCGAAGGCGGCGACCGCGTCGGCACGTTCTGCTGGAACCACCACCGGCACGCGGAGGCGTACTTCGCGGTGCCGAACGTCGGGAGTCAGCTCCACACGATCAACCCGCTGCTTCCCGCCGAGCACATCCGGTACATCGTCGAGAACGCCGCGGATCGGCTGCTGTTCGTCGATCAGTCGCTGCTCGAGCCCCTCGAGGCCGCCTACGACGAGGAGGCCTTCGCGAGCGTCGAGCGGTTCGTCGTGATGGGCGAAGAGGTACCGGAGACGAGTCTCGAGCCGGTCACCGACTACGAGTCGTTCATCGGCGCGCAGGACGCCGCGTACGAGTGGCCGGAGCTCGACGAAGAGACCCCCGCCGGCATGTGTTACACGTCGGGGACCACGGGCGAGCCCAAGGGCGTCGAGTACACCCAGCAGATGCTCTGGTCGCACACGATGATGACGCTGACCCCGCAGGGGCTGGGCATCGCCGAGGACGACGTCGTCATGCCGGTCGTCCCGATGTTCCACGTGAACGCGTGGGGCCTTCCGTTCTCGACGACCGCCGCCGGCGCGAAACACGTCTACCCCGGCCCGGCGCCCGACCCGGAGGACCTCGTCCGGCTCATCGAGGAGGAGGGCGTCACCCTCACCGCCGGCGTTCCGACCGTGTGGCTCGGCGTCTTAGAGTACGTCGAGGAGCACGACGTCGACCTCTCCTCGCTCGAGCGGATCGTCATCGGCGGCAGCGCGGCCCCGGAGAGCCTGATCCGCGAGTTCGACGACCGCGGCGTCGAGGTCGTCCACGCCTGGGGAATGACCGAGATGTCCCCGCTCGGCACCGTCGCCCACCTCAAGAGCGGCCTCGAGGGGCTGCCGGCGGAAGAGCAGTACGAGAAACAGGCCAAGCAGGGACTGGTCGTCCCCGGGCTCGAGTTCAAGGTGGTCGACGACGACGGCGAGGAAGTACCGTGGAACGGCGAGGACTTCGGCGAACTCTACGTCCGCGGCCCGTGGGTGACGGATTCGTACTTCGAGCGCCCCGACGCGAACGAGGCGGACTTCGAGGGATCGTGGCTCAAGACGGGCGACATCGTTACCATCGACGAAGACGGCTACGTGAAAATCGTCGACCGCGCGAAGGACGTGATCAAGAGCGGCGGCGAGTGGATCTCCTCGGTCGAACTCGAGAACGCCATCATGGCCCACGATCACGTCAGCGAGGCGACCGTCATCGGCGCTCCACACGAGAAGTGGCAGGAGCGGCCGGTCGCCTTCGTCGTCCCCACCGAGGACGTCGGGATGGACGAGGACGAACTCCACGACGAGATCCGGTCGTTCGTCGCCGAGGACTACCCCGACTGGTGGACGCCCGACGCCGTCGTCCGCATCGATGAGGTGCCGAAGACCGCCACCGGCAAGTTCGACAAGAAGACGCTCCGCGAGGAGTACGACGCGGAAGACCTGCTCGAGGCCGAGTGA
- a CDS encoding DUF1328 family protein — translation MLELAILFFVIALIAAAVGATGVAGVSMTIAKWLVLAFLVLAVLSFLL, via the coding sequence ATGTTAGAACTCGCAATCCTGTTCTTCGTCATCGCACTGATCGCCGCCGCGGTCGGCGCGACCGGCGTCGCGGGCGTCTCGATGACGATCGCCAAGTGGCTCGTACTGGCGTTCCTGGTACTGGCCGTGCTGTCGTTCCTGCTGTGA
- a CDS encoding aspartate kinase, with protein sequence MRVVAKFGGTSLGSGDRINRAADSIAAAVEDGHEIAVVASAMGSTTDDLLDEITFETDEADRAQIVSMGERTSVRMLKAALSARDVDATFLEPGSENWPVVTDEYGEVDVDETQRRASEVASELDETVPVITGFLAEGPDGSITTLGRGGSDTTAVMMGKYMDADEVVIITDVEGVMTGDPNVVEGARNVGEISVDELRNLSFRGAEVVAPSALSYKGGNLDVRVVHYQHGDLLSGGTSIEGEFQNLVDLRERPLACLTVAGRAIRNQPGVFNHLSKPLSESDVNIDAVASGLDSVTFYVDEEEAERAENILHREVIARDELSSVTVDESLAVVRVTGGELPNQPGIISDIVNPLAEARINVHDIITSATSVAIFVDWEDRERTLELTQDLF encoded by the coding sequence ATGCGCGTCGTAGCGAAGTTCGGCGGAACGAGTCTCGGCAGCGGGGACCGGATCAACCGCGCCGCGGACTCGATCGCGGCCGCCGTCGAGGACGGCCACGAAATCGCCGTCGTCGCGAGCGCGATGGGGTCGACGACGGACGATTTGCTCGACGAAATCACCTTCGAGACCGACGAGGCCGACCGAGCCCAGATCGTCAGCATGGGCGAGCGAACGTCGGTCCGGATGCTCAAGGCCGCGCTGTCGGCCCGCGACGTCGACGCGACCTTCCTCGAGCCCGGCAGCGAGAACTGGCCCGTCGTCACCGACGAGTACGGCGAGGTCGACGTCGATGAAACCCAGCGGCGCGCTTCCGAGGTCGCGTCGGAACTCGACGAGACGGTACCGGTGATCACCGGCTTCCTCGCGGAGGGGCCGGACGGCTCGATCACGACGCTCGGCCGCGGCGGCAGCGACACGACCGCGGTCATGATGGGCAAGTACATGGACGCCGACGAGGTCGTCATCATCACCGACGTCGAGGGCGTCATGACCGGCGACCCCAACGTCGTCGAAGGCGCCCGAAACGTCGGCGAGATCTCGGTCGACGAACTCCGGAACCTCTCGTTCCGGGGCGCCGAGGTCGTCGCGCCCTCCGCGCTCTCCTACAAGGGCGGAAACCTCGACGTCCGGGTCGTCCACTACCAACACGGCGATCTCCTCTCCGGCGGGACGAGCATCGAGGGCGAGTTCCAGAACCTGGTCGACCTGCGCGAGCGTCCGCTCGCGTGTCTCACCGTCGCCGGCCGCGCGATCCGCAACCAGCCCGGCGTCTTCAACCACCTTTCGAAACCGCTCAGCGAGAGCGACGTCAACATCGACGCCGTCGCGAGCGGCCTCGACAGCGTCACGTTCTACGTCGACGAGGAGGAGGCCGAACGCGCCGAGAACATCCTCCACCGCGAGGTCATCGCGCGCGACGAGCTCTCGAGCGTCACCGTCGACGAGTCGCTGGCGGTCGTCCGGGTCACCGGCGGCGAACTGCCCAACCAGCCGGGGATCATCAGCGACATCGTCAACCCCCTGGCGGAGGCGCGTATCAACGTTCACGACATCATCACGAGCGCGACCAGCGTCGCCATCTTCGTCGACTGGGAGGACCGGGAGCGGACGCTCGAGTTGACCCAGGACCTGTTTTAG
- a CDS encoding DNA-directed DNA polymerase II small subunit codes for MPLEGPARIVSELTSRGYNAEREAVTRIASADDPAAVLERVIEELPADALVVRLEHVDPVLSELREPDRRAGGPNDTDARAAEPDRPSAANDPSISTGARNPNTRSPDGGSAVETKGVSEGAGRSSDPAERSLEIVGDMTGESTGTGEYGDFVSVFRDRLDRLGSKLRGRVNHRPATAIESMPGGSEAAMVGLVNDVRSTASGHWLIELEDATGTFPWLVMKDREYVDLVDELLRDEVLAMEGTLADDSGIGFVDSMYFPDVPRTYEPSTADRHVQAALISDVHVGSQEFMGDAWNRFADWLHTEQARHVEYLLIAGDMVEGVGVYPNQDEELDVIDIYEQYELFSEHLKRVPGDIEIVMIPGNHDAVRLAEPQPGFDEELREIMSVHDARIVSNPSTVTIEGVSVLMYHGVSLDEVIAELPEEKASYDDPHKAMYHLLKKRHVAPQFGGHTRLAPEERDYLVMEEVPDVFHTGHVHKLGFGKYHNVLAINSGCWQAQTDFQKSVNIDPDAGYAPIVDLDTLDVTVQKFS; via the coding sequence GTGCCACTCGAGGGGCCCGCCCGGATCGTCAGCGAACTCACGAGCCGCGGCTACAACGCCGAACGCGAGGCGGTAACCCGAATCGCGTCCGCGGACGACCCGGCGGCGGTGCTCGAGCGCGTCATCGAGGAGCTCCCGGCGGACGCGCTGGTCGTTCGGCTGGAGCACGTCGACCCGGTCCTGAGCGAACTACGCGAGCCGGATCGACGGGCTGGAGGACCGAACGACACCGACGCTCGAGCCGCCGAGCCGGATCGTCCGTCCGCGGCGAACGACCCCTCAATTTCGACTGGAGCTCGGAATCCGAATACACGATCTCCGGACGGCGGGAGTGCAGTTGAAACGAAGGGGGTCTCAGAGGGCGCAGGAAGGTCGTCGGATCCCGCCGAACGGTCGCTCGAGATCGTCGGCGACATGACCGGCGAGAGCACGGGGACGGGCGAGTACGGCGACTTCGTTTCGGTGTTCCGGGACCGACTCGACCGACTGGGGTCGAAACTTCGCGGTCGCGTCAACCACCGACCCGCGACGGCCATCGAGTCGATGCCGGGGGGCAGCGAGGCCGCGATGGTCGGACTGGTCAACGACGTGCGATCGACGGCGAGCGGCCACTGGCTGATCGAACTCGAGGACGCCACCGGAACCTTCCCGTGGCTGGTGATGAAAGACCGGGAGTACGTCGATCTCGTCGACGAACTGCTCCGTGACGAGGTCCTGGCGATGGAGGGAACGCTCGCCGACGACTCGGGGATCGGGTTCGTCGACTCGATGTACTTCCCGGACGTGCCCCGTACGTACGAGCCCTCGACCGCCGATCGACACGTGCAGGCGGCGCTCATCAGCGACGTCCACGTCGGCAGCCAGGAGTTCATGGGCGACGCCTGGAACCGATTCGCTGACTGGCTGCACACGGAACAGGCCCGGCACGTCGAGTACCTGCTGATCGCGGGGGACATGGTCGAGGGCGTCGGCGTCTACCCGAACCAGGACGAGGAGCTCGACGTCATCGACATCTACGAGCAGTACGAACTGTTCAGTGAGCACTTAAAGCGGGTCCCCGGCGACATCGAGATCGTCATGATTCCGGGGAACCACGACGCGGTGCGGCTGGCCGAACCCCAGCCCGGCTTCGACGAGGAACTTCGGGAGATCATGTCCGTCCACGACGCGCGGATCGTGAGCAACCCGTCGACGGTGACGATCGAGGGCGTTTCCGTCCTGATGTACCACGGCGTCTCGCTCGACGAGGTGATCGCCGAACTGCCCGAGGAGAAGGCGAGCTACGACGATCCTCACAAGGCGATGTACCACCTCCTGAAGAAGCGCCACGTCGCCCCGCAGTTCGGCGGCCACACCCGACTCGCACCCGAAGAGCGGGACTACCTCGTCATGGAGGAAGTGCCGGACGTCTTCCACACGGGCCACGTCCACAAGCTCGGCTTCGGCAAGTATCATAACGTGCTCGCGATCAACTCCGGCTGCTGGCAGGCCCAGACGGACTTCCAGAAGAGCGTCAACATCGATCCCGACGCCGGTTACGCGCCGATCGTCGACCTCGACACGCTCGACGTGACGGTCCAGAAGTTCAGCTAG